In Rickettsia endosymbiont of Gonocerus acuteangulatus, the following are encoded in one genomic region:
- the tnpA gene encoding IS200/IS605 family transposase, giving the protein MSKYIHKSHNVTVLLYHMVFPAKYRRAVFDVSVDQVLREICLEIEKRYQIKFLEIGVDEDHVHFLVQSVPTYSVTKIVTTIKSVTARQIFRQCPQVKKQLWGGEFWTDGYFTSTVGKHGNENMIGKYVKNQGKEYQKLHEDHQLAFF; this is encoded by the coding sequence ATGAGCAAATATATACATAAAAGTCATAATGTTACGGTACTGCTGTATCACATGGTATTTCCAGCAAAATATCGCCGAGCAGTGTTTGACGTATCAGTTGATCAAGTATTACGAGAAATATGTTTAGAGATAGAAAAGAGATATCAAATAAAATTTTTAGAAATAGGGGTTGATGAAGATCATGTCCATTTTTTGGTACAATCTGTACCAACCTATAGCGTAACAAAAATAGTAACAACAATTAAAAGTGTTACAGCTCGTCAAATATTTAGACAGTGTCCACAGGTAAAGAAACAATTATGGGGTGGAGAATTTTGGACTGATGGATATTTTACGAGTACGGTAGGTAAGCATGGAAATGAGAATATGATAGGAAAATACGTAAAAAACCAAGGCAAGGAATATC
- a CDS encoding Rpn family recombination-promoting nuclease/putative transposase — MSEQGNLLGDPDKDKKKAKHDKIFRKALENPLVAHEFFNAHLPPNIKSLIDFPSLAMENTTFVENSLKDSISDVLFSCKFDKQDGYLFLLVEHQSKADHFMAFRLFKYMINICERHLIQNPKAKTLPLIYPMIFYNGQEKYNVARNLWDLFANNKLARELWINDYQLVNVHEIPDEEFKQRIWSGILEFFLKHIHERELLKRWQEISDILPELTKITIGYDYLEMILYYTLTKIEQDDKIKLENLLSTKLNPEIGTRLMRSLAQHWQQEGKELGIFEGLQVGEAKGIQIGEARGEARGEARGKAEERVEIAKRMLSQGCNIALISSVTGLDEAFISSLE, encoded by the coding sequence ATGAGTGAACAAGGAAACCTGCTGGGTGATCCAGATAAGGATAAGAAGAAAGCTAAGCATGATAAGATATTTCGTAAGGCACTGGAGAATCCTCTAGTTGCCCATGAGTTCTTTAATGCACATTTGCCCCCAAATATTAAAAGTTTAATAGATTTTCCTAGTTTAGCAATGGAAAACACCACATTTGTAGAAAACTCTTTAAAAGATTCTATCTCTGATGTTTTATTCTCATGCAAATTTGATAAACAAGATGGCTACTTATTTTTACTTGTCGAGCATCAATCAAAAGCAGATCATTTCATGGCTTTTAGGCTATTTAAATATATGATTAATATTTGTGAGCGACATTTAATACAAAATCCTAAAGCTAAGACTTTGCCATTAATATACCCGATGATATTTTATAATGGTCAGGAGAAATATAATGTTGCAAGGAATTTGTGGGATTTATTTGCCAATAACAAATTAGCAAGAGAATTATGGATTAATGATTACCAGTTAGTGAATGTCCATGAGATTCCTGATGAGGAGTTTAAACAAAGAATATGGTCGGGGATATTAGAATTTTTTCTCAAGCATATACATGAGCGGGAATTATTAAAGAGATGGCAAGAAATATCAGATATATTACCGGAATTAACAAAAATAACGATAGGCTATGATTATCTAGAAATGATATTATATTATACATTGACGAAGATAGAGCAAGATGATAAAATAAAACTAGAGAATTTATTATCAACAAAGTTGAATCCGGAAATAGGAACAAGGCTTATGAGAAGTTTAGCACAGCATTGGCAACAAGAAGGAAAAGAATTAGGTATTTTTGAAGGTTTACAAGTTGGTGAAGCTAAAGGTATCCAAATTGGTGAAGCTAGAGGTGAAGCTAGAGGTGAAGCTAGAGGAAAAGCTGAAGAAAGAGTTGAGATAGCAAAAAGAATGCTATCTCAGGGTTGCAATATTGCTTTAATCTCTAGTGTAACCGGTCTTGATGAAGCTTTTATTAGTTCTTTAGAATAA